DNA sequence from the Sphingomonas bisphenolicum genome:
GTGCGCTGTTAAGCTGAAAACCCTTGGGAATCAGGGGTTTTTTCGTGCGCTATTGCGTGGAGATCGCGATTGCCGACTGAGGCTCATTCGCAATGTTTTCAAGCCGAGGCGCGTTCCGCGGCGATGATGGTGCGCGCGAAGGAGACGCACTGGCCGCATTTGGGGCGGCGACCATATTGGGCATAGGCGCTGCAGGGCGTGTCCGCCCCGTTGCGCGCGGCTTCCCGCAGATCTTTTTCACGAATCGCATTACAAACGCAGACGACCATCGAAGACACTCTCCTGATGCAGGGGAGATAGCGTGTCTGATAATGGGTCGCAATAGTAATCAATCGCTTTTGCGAATCTTTTGCGGCCGGCCGTTGACCAGGCTGCGCCAGAGCCATTCGGCCGGACCCAGGGCGAATCGCGCCGAATAGGCTTTCGACCAGGCGAGCATCAGTGTCCAGCCGCCCAGCACGAACAGCGGGAGCGCCGCCGGCGGCACCTGCGCGAAGAGGCCGAGCCCCCAACCGTAGAAGAGCGCGGTCATGACGAGGCTGGTGGCGAGATAGTTGCTGAGCGCCAGCCGTCCGGCTGCGGCGAGGCGATCGACCAGCCAATGGCTGCGGTGGCGCGCCAGCAGCCAGAGAATGAGTGCGGCCCAGCCGACCGTCAGCGGGATACGGAAAGGCAGCGACCAGGCGAGCGCGACGCCATAGGCGGGCAACGGAGCGAAGCCGCTCCAGGCCACCCACAGCGCCAGTGCGGCCATGGGTGGCAGGCCGATGAGGAAGCAATGGCGGGCGGTGCGGCGATATTGCTCCGCGTCCCAGCGGCCGGTGAGAAAACCACCCTTGAGCATCGCCATCCCCAGCAGCATGAAGCCCATGGTTTCGAAGGCGGTGAACAGGAAACCCCAGAGCCATTCGCCCGGCACGTCGGCCAGCTTGTGCTGGACGATGGTTGGGAAGCCGCTGCGATAGGTGGCGATCTCCGCCTGGGTGCCGGGGCTGGCGGGATCGGACAGGGCGGTCATGAAGGCGGCATAGCCTTCGCGCAGTCCCGACTCCGCGCCGGGCGCCGCGGCGGCATGCCCCCAGGCGTAGAGGCTGGCGATGAAGGCGGCGACCAGCAGGAACTGGAGCAGGAAGAAGAGCAGGGCGCGCTTGACCAGGGCGAAGGGTTCGAGGCCGACGAAAAGCAGCGCGAACAGGCCGACCAGCGCATAGACGCGCAATATGTCACCCCACCAGAGCAGCAGGAAATGCGCGCAACCCAGAACGAACAGCCAGCCGGAGCGGATCATTTGCGCCCGGCGGCCGTCGCGCCCCGCCATCTCCTCCCGGTCGATCAGCAGCAGCATCGACGCGCCGAACAGCAAGGCGAACAGGCCGCGCATCTTGCCGTCGACCAGCAGCAGGCTGGTGGCCCAGACCGCGATGTCGGCGGCTGAAGGCGGGCCGGCCACCGCCGGGTTGAAATAGGCGTTTTGCGGCAGGGCGAAGGCGGTGATGTTCATCCACAATATGCCCAGCACGGCGCAACCGCGCAGCACGTCCATGGCGGGTATGCGGGAAGAGGCGGTCATGGGGCGGCGGTTCCTTGAAAGGACTGGTCAGGCAGTCGAGGCTCTGCCATGCGCCTAGCCATGAACGACCGCTCCAGGCAATGGCGCAAGCAACGAATAAGCGACGCATTCGGCGCGGCGGCGGCGCATTATGACGCCCATGCCGGGCCGCAGCGACTGGCCGCGACGCTGGTCGCCGACCTCGCCTATCGCCAGAAACCCGACGGAGCGGCGCGCATATTGGAGATCGGGTGTGGCACTGGATTCCTGACGCGCGACATCCAGGCGCGCTGGCCAGGTGCGGAACTGGTGGCGACCGACCTGTCGCCGGGCATGTTGGAGCAGGCGGCGTCGCACGGGCTGGTCGCGGGCCGGTTCATGACGATGGACGGGGAAGCGCCGCCGTTCGAGGGGCCATGGTTCGACCTGATCCTGTCCAGCCTGGCCTTCCAGTGGTTTGATGATCTGGATGGCGCGATCGCGCGGCTGGCGCGGCTGTTGCGGCCGGGCGGGAGCCTGATCTTCTCGACCATGGGGCAGGGCAGTTTCGCCCGCTGGCGCGCGGCGCATGATGCGTGCGAGCTGGTGGCGGGGGTGCCGGACTATCCCTCGCTGGGTGATTTGCGCCGTTTGCTGGCGAGCTATGACGACGCCTTCGCCTTCGACGAGGATTATGCGCTGGCGTGCGGCGGCGCGCGCGGGCTGATCGCGCACCTCAAGGGGATCGGCGCGGTGGTGCCGAGCGAAGGGCGCAAGCCGCTGACCCCGCGCGACCTGCGCCGGGTCATGGCCGCGTTTGAAGAGAGTGGCGGCGCGGACGCCTATCAGGTCTTGTTCGGACGGGTAACGCGCGGCGGGTGAGATTGTGCGGCGACCGGCAATATGCAATCCGATCGCCATGGCCGTTTCCTCTTTCACCATTCGCCCTGCCGTCCCGGATGACGTCGCTGCATTGTCCGCGCTCAAGCTGACGGCTTTCCGGGAGACTTTCCTTGACGGGTTCGCCATTCCCTATCCGCCAGCCGATCTCGCTCTGTTCGAAGCGTACAGTTATGGCCCGGCGACGGTAGCGGCGGAACTGGCCGATCCTGCGCATGCGACCTGGGTAGCGGAAACGGCGGACGGTCAATTGCTGGCCTATGCGCATGTCGGCCCGTGCAAATTGCCGCATCCGCAGGCGTCAGCGGCGCAGGGTGAACTCTACCAGCTTTATGCGATCAATGCGGCGCAGGGGCAGGGAATCGGGCGCGCACTGATGGATGTGGCGCTGGGCTGGCTGGAGGAGAGGATGCCGGGGCCGGTGTGGCTGGGCGTCTGGTCGGGCAATGACCGCGCGCAGGCCGTGTATGCGAAGCGCGGTTTCGTGAAGGTGGGCGATTATGGCTTTCGCGTCGGTGCATGGACCGACGCGGAATATATCTACCGCCGGGGATAGGATGGAGCGGGCGTTGCGCCCGCTCCTTGTCCTTTATAGTTCGCTGTCCATGAGGGCGGGGAAGAAGCCTTCATGGGCTTTACGTAAATCGGCTAGGGGGATGCTGTACCCCTTGTCGAAGGCGATAACAGTGCCACAGGTATAGCCGGCCTGAAGAAGGACAATATCTTCCTCTTCTGCGCGCTGACGAATAATCGCGGCATTTTCGTTGGTGGCGGTGACAATGTAGCGACCCTGATCTTCACCAAAGGCTTCGCCAGCAGTCTGCCCAAGAAGGCTGACGAAGCCGATGCCGCTGGCCAACGCCATTTCGGTTGCGGCGACCAGCGGGCCACCGTCCGATACGTCATGCACGGCGCTCGCCAGTCCGTCTGTGACGAGGCCGCGAACAAAGTCGGCATGTTTGCGTTCTTGCGCAAGATCGACCGAGGGAGCGTCGCCAGCTTCGCGGCCATGCACTTCGCGCAGCCAGATTGATTGGCCAAGATGGCTGCTCTTCCCACCGATCAGTATGAGTTGCTCGCCTGCATTCTTGAAAGCCACGGTCGCCATCACATCGACGTCGGTCAGCAGGCCGATGCCGCCGATCGCCGGGGTCGGCAGGATGGCCGAGCCACCACCGGTCGCCTTAGATTCATTGTAGAGCGAGACGTTGCCCGACACGATCGGGAAGTCGAGCGCGCGGCAGGCGTCGCCCATGCCTTCCAGGCAGCCGGTCAACTGCGCCATGATTTCGGGGCGCTGCGGGTTGGCGAAGTTGAGGCAGTTGGTGACGGCGAGCGGGGTCGCGCCGACGGCGGAGAGGTTGCGATAGCATTCCGCGATCGCCTGCTTGCCGCCTTCATAGGGGTCAGCATAGCAATAGCGCGGCGTGCAGTCGGTGCTGATCGCGATGCCCTTGTTGCTGCCATGGACACGCACGACCGCAGCATCGCCACCGGGGCGCTGGACGGTGTCGGCGCCGACCATATGGTCGTACTGTTCCCATATCCAGCGGCGGCTGGCGATGTCGGGGCTGCCCATCAGCGTGACGAGGTCCGCGCCGATGTCGGCGCTTTCGGCAATCTCGCCGAGCGGCTCGACCTTCGACCAGATCTTATACTCGTCCTTCGGCATGGAGGGACGGTCGTAGAGCGGCGCGTCGTCGGCCAGCGGGGCGAGCGGAATGTCGCACACCGTTTCGCCCTTGTGGATCAGGACCATGCGGCCGGTGTCGGTGACATGGCCGATGACGGCGAAATCGAGTTCCCACTTCTGGAAGATGGCTTCGGCGAAAGCCTCGCGGCCGGGCTTCAGCACCATCAACATGCGCTCCTGCGATTCGGAGAGCATCATTTCATAGGTGGTCATGCCGGTTTCACGCTGCGGCACATCGTCCATGTTGAGCTGGATGCCGACGCCGCCCTTCGACGCCATTTCGACGCTGGAGGAGGTGAGGCCGGCCGCGCCCATATCCTGAATGGCGACGATCGCGTCGGACGCCATCAGTTCCAGGCACGCTTCGATCAGCAGCTTTTCGGTGAAAGGGTCGCCGACCTGCACGGTCGGGCGCTTGGCGTCGGCGTCGTCGCCGAAGTCCGCGCTCGCCATAGTCGCGCCGTGGATGCCGTCGCGGCCGGTCTTCGACCCCACATAGACGATCGGGTTGCCGATGCCGCTGGCGGCGGAATAGAAAATCTTGTCGGTGTCGGCGACGCCTACGGTCATGGCGTTGACCAGGATATTGCCGTCATAGGCGGGGTGGAAATTCACCTCTCCGCCTATGGTCGGCACGCCGACGCAATTGCCGTAGCCGCCGATGCCGCGCACCACGCCGCTGATGAGGTGGCGCATCTTGGGATGATCGGGGCGGCCGAAGCGCAGCGCGTTCATGTTCGCGACCGGACGCGCGCCCATGGTGAAGACGTCGCGCAGGATGCCGCCGACGCCCGTCGCCGCGCCCTGATAGGGTTCGATATAGCTGGGGTGGTTGTGGCTCTCCATCTTGAAGATCGCCGCCTGCCCGTCGCCGATGTCGACCACGCCGGCATTTTCGCCGGGGCCGCAAATGACCTGCGGACCCTTGGTCGGCAGCTTCATCAGATGGATCTTGGAGCTTTTATACGAGCAATGCTCCGACCACATGACCGAGAATATGCCCAGTTCCGTCAGGTTCGGCTCGCGGCCGAGGGCGTTCAATACGCGGTCATATTCTTCCGGGCTGAGGCCATGTTCGGCGACGACTTCCGGGGTGATCTGGGGGACGGTGCTGGACATGAGCGCGCCTTTAGCGGGGGCGTGCGCGAATCACAATGGCGGCGTTCGGGGGAACGAGGAAAGGGTGTTCGGGAGTGAAGCGTGGCGATTCCTCGGCTGATCCTCTGGATGGGGAAATGCGCCACCTTCCCTCACCACGCCTTGGGCGTTAAGGAGGCTTTCGCGTCCGCAAAAGCTTCGGTCCGATCATGCCGTCCGGCATCTGTCCGATCGCCTTCTCGCTTCGTCCCTGCGCAAAGATTTCGTTAACGTTCGCGCTCGACATTTCCCAAACGGGGTGGCGATTCGACGGAGAGCGGGTGCCGCAGAGAGGTGCAGGATGAAGGGGAGTGACTTCTTCTATTTTTCCAGCCGTTGCCGCAAGCAGCGCATGATGGCGCTGGCGTCGAAATCGGAACGGGCCAAGGAAGCGCATCTGCGGCTGGCGAGCGCCTATGCCGATCGCGCCACGGTGGCGATGCTCAACGGTGAGTGAGAATGCCACCCCAAGAAAAAGGCCGGACCTTTAGGGGAGGTCCGGCCTGGTAGAGACAGATGGGAGGTGCCCGGTTCAGACGTGGCATGCCTGGGCGCTCTTGCCCGGAACGGTAATGGTCACGTCATTGCCCTGGCCGCTGACGGCAAAGCCTTCGGCGGTGAAGGGCTGGCCGGCTTCGGCCGCCTTCAGCGAGGTGGCCGTTCCGCCCTTTTCGGTGCGCAGCAGGGCGGTCTTGTCGTCGCTCATGAAGTCGACGAAGATCAGGCTGTTGTCCTTGCAGCGGTACTGCTTGTTGGCCTTGACCGACGGCGGCAGCTCGACGGGCGCGGCGTTGGCGAGCTGTGCCGCCATCGGATCGGCCGGGCCGCCCACGACTTCGGGTTCGTCATTCTTGTTACAAGCCGACAGCAAGGCAACGCTGGCGACGGCGATCAGGGGGAGATAATATTTCATAGCGATCCTTTTATGTGCATGTGCAACATGGTGCGTCAACGCAAAACTGTGATGTTCCCGCCATGTCCCCTGAAATGGCGTCATGACGATATCATGACGCCATGTTGATGAACGGCGGATTGCGGGGCGGTCGCGCACCGGTAGGCTATAATTGGCGGCCGCGGGCTTGACCGGGACCGAGGCGGCCGCCAATGCAAGGACATGGCTGAGGAACTTTCCCCCCCGATACCGCACCCCTCTCTTTCGAGGATGCGCTGCGCGCGCTCGAAACGATCGTTCGCCGGCTGGAAAGCGGCGATGTGCCGCTGGACGAGTCGATCTCGCTCTATGCGCAGGGCGAGGAACTGCGCAAGCGCTGCGCCGAGCGGCTGCAGGCGGCCGAGGCGCGGATCGCCAAGCTGACGGTCGACGCCAATGGCGCGGTGATCGGCGCCCAGCCCTTCGGCGCGGACTGATCTGCGTGAACGGGGGCGACATGAACGGGGGAGGGGGCGCCTCCGCGGCATCGTTGGTCACCCGCCGTGCCGCCGATGTCGCGCGGGATATCGACGCCGCCTTCGACAGGCTGCTGGCGGTGCCCGATGACGCCCGCGCCCGCCTGTATGAAGCGATGCGCCATGCCGCGATCGGTGGCGGCAAGCGGCTGCGTCCGCTGCTGGTGCAGGCGACCTGCGACCTGTTCAATATTTCATGCGAATCGGCGGTGCGCGTCGGCCTCGCGATC
Encoded proteins:
- a CDS encoding (2Fe-2S)-binding protein, whose protein sequence is MVVCVCNAIREKDLREAARNGADTPCSAYAQYGRRPKCGQCVSFARTIIAAERASA
- a CDS encoding DUF418 domain-containing protein, which encodes MTASSRIPAMDVLRGCAVLGILWMNITAFALPQNAYFNPAVAGPPSAADIAVWATSLLLVDGKMRGLFALLFGASMLLLIDREEMAGRDGRRAQMIRSGWLFVLGCAHFLLLWWGDILRVYALVGLFALLFVGLEPFALVKRALLFFLLQFLLVAAFIASLYAWGHAAAAPGAESGLREGYAAFMTALSDPASPGTQAEIATYRSGFPTIVQHKLADVPGEWLWGFLFTAFETMGFMLLGMAMLKGGFLTGRWDAEQYRRTARHCFLIGLPPMAALALWVAWSGFAPLPAYGVALAWSLPFRIPLTVGWAALILWLLARHRSHWLVDRLAAAGRLALSNYLATSLVMTALFYGWGLGLFAQVPPAALPLFVLGGWTLMLAWSKAYSARFALGPAEWLWRSLVNGRPQKIRKSD
- a CDS encoding methyltransferase domain-containing protein — protein: MNDRSRQWRKQRISDAFGAAAAHYDAHAGPQRLAATLVADLAYRQKPDGAARILEIGCGTGFLTRDIQARWPGAELVATDLSPGMLEQAASHGLVAGRFMTMDGEAPPFEGPWFDLILSSLAFQWFDDLDGAIARLARLLRPGGSLIFSTMGQGSFARWRAAHDACELVAGVPDYPSLGDLRRLLASYDDAFAFDEDYALACGGARGLIAHLKGIGAVVPSEGRKPLTPRDLRRVMAAFEESGGADAYQVLFGRVTRGG
- a CDS encoding GNAT family N-acetyltransferase, coding for MAVSSFTIRPAVPDDVAALSALKLTAFRETFLDGFAIPYPPADLALFEAYSYGPATVAAELADPAHATWVAETADGQLLAYAHVGPCKLPHPQASAAQGELYQLYAINAAQGQGIGRALMDVALGWLEERMPGPVWLGVWSGNDRAQAVYAKRGFVKVGDYGFRVGAWTDAEYIYRRG
- the purL gene encoding phosphoribosylformylglycinamidine synthase subunit PurL is translated as MSSTVPQITPEVVAEHGLSPEEYDRVLNALGREPNLTELGIFSVMWSEHCSYKSSKIHLMKLPTKGPQVICGPGENAGVVDIGDGQAAIFKMESHNHPSYIEPYQGAATGVGGILRDVFTMGARPVANMNALRFGRPDHPKMRHLISGVVRGIGGYGNCVGVPTIGGEVNFHPAYDGNILVNAMTVGVADTDKIFYSAASGIGNPIVYVGSKTGRDGIHGATMASADFGDDADAKRPTVQVGDPFTEKLLIEACLELMASDAIVAIQDMGAAGLTSSSVEMASKGGVGIQLNMDDVPQRETGMTTYEMMLSESQERMLMVLKPGREAFAEAIFQKWELDFAVIGHVTDTGRMVLIHKGETVCDIPLAPLADDAPLYDRPSMPKDEYKIWSKVEPLGEIAESADIGADLVTLMGSPDIASRRWIWEQYDHMVGADTVQRPGGDAAVVRVHGSNKGIAISTDCTPRYCYADPYEGGKQAIAECYRNLSAVGATPLAVTNCLNFANPQRPEIMAQLTGCLEGMGDACRALDFPIVSGNVSLYNESKATGGGSAILPTPAIGGIGLLTDVDVMATVAFKNAGEQLILIGGKSSHLGQSIWLREVHGREAGDAPSVDLAQERKHADFVRGLVTDGLASAVHDVSDGGPLVAATEMALASGIGFVSLLGQTAGEAFGEDQGRYIVTATNENAAIIRQRAEEEDIVLLQAGYTCGTVIAFDKGYSIPLADLRKAHEGFFPALMDSEL
- a CDS encoding exodeoxyribonuclease VII small subunit, which encodes MRALETIVRRLESGDVPLDESISLYAQGEELRKRCAERLQAAEARIAKLTVDANGAVIGAQPFGAD